TCATCTCATCGTGATTAATGGCACAATCATTCCTATGcacccaaaaaataaaatttaaaaattataattaaccaACTAgattaaatactttttattaattataatttaaattattatatatttttaatataacacaaattataacaaattaaataaaataaaataaaaattcttccAATATCTCAAATTTTGGAATGTATTGGATATAAGTATTAAACAAGTCAccaaatactaaaaatattattcgaaTTAAAATAAGGAGGGGCAATAATCTCATTTGACgtgaaatcaaacaaaataattttaactaaaatatgaataagaagaagaagaaaataaacaagagaccttttaaattttaaaaacatatcaCAAAGGTTAAAACTATACAAATAAATACTTTGTGGAAAAGTGTAATACTTCAaagacttttaaaaaaaatatttaaaataaacaaatcttGACTGgttaaaagtaattaatgattttgagggtgagatatttaattatattgaaattatttaaaaaatctcaaaactGGACTCCAATATGGCTAGTCTATTAAACCAAAAAGAGATGTGCTTGGTTGTGGACTTTAGTTGTTAATTGAAAAGTTAGTACTAAGGATTTTTGTTTGCTATTTCTTTGGGTTAGTTTAATTGGAGTTATTTGAAGAGAATAAAttggattattaattttagaaaaaaatcaagatattattatataaaaattttgaattattttatttttatatttgtttttaatatttaaagtgtataaaaattacttatttaatttttatttttatttttgttagacaTGAGTAAGTGTGAACTAgtcaaatcaatatttattgctaatttATGATAACGCGTGGATTAGTCAATCTTGGGTTACTACATTGCCCATGGAAATACTAATAGAAGACTAACTCAAAATttgaattactaaaaaaaaatgtttataattgtGGAGATCATTTTAAACTCAAGCTCAATTgactaatattttgtttaaagtgTTTAAATGTTTCTGATTcaataatttgtaaaaacaCTTAAATTTAAGTGACAGTTATAATTGtggaaatcatttttatttttactttttaaattgaaaaaaatattaaaaaaaaattaagtgactattttatttttatgtaacacctattcaatttttaaaaaataatattcatttatcTAAATATGTGTTTAtgtactaaataatatataaaagtttaaacaaaaatggtcctttataaaataagtttgaatGAAAAACTCTAGTTAAATATTGGaccaattataaataatttttattatttaggtttatttatCAAGAATAAGAAAACTTAACTTTGTTAgatataaattgaataatttattggttgtttattatttgaatatgaaTCTTAATACACAACAAAAATGGGGTTATTGTggttttatttcaaattaaattgctatacatttgaattatataaaatgtagaATAAAAGTTTGAgggagaatttaaaatttagaaatgcTTTAATTAGTACTTATTTATGAATACATATGGTCATCTATAACTTGAATGagttaatgttaaaaaaaaaaagtatgtcTTATAATCtaatatcaatcaaaatattttaatttttgaatgtaatataaaatatttaaatttttaaataaaattatttataattgagtttgttaaaaaatatattttaaccaaaatgTTAACTACATCATTCAAACATTTATCTTGTTTTCATAAATTGACATGGCATAAAACTAACAATATTTGAGTGATGATAAATTCAAAACACTTTATGAGATATAACTAACTATTTATTttgatgttattattttaattaactttagaTTCTAATTAGCCACTTTTATATCATTTAACTTTAgagattttgttattttattttctttaattaagtcaaaataaatacattaattctttttttaataaaaattaatttgtttatcaaaaaatataacatttttatcatattaaaaaactatatactATTTAACGTCTTAAACAAGTTATAATTCCAAGTTCGTTTTAAGTGtgatttttgttatattaagtAAGACTATTATCACTTATGAGTTAagttaaacaaattattaataaaccTTAATCTAACCATTTGTAAAAAAGAGTCAATTATCTTTAACACGACCACCTTAtactacatttttttctttcatttaagtacttacaaaacaaatatatgatCAATTGTCctcctatttttttaatatatatattttttattcataattagttaaatttcatttttatacaaatatagaaaaataaactttaaaataataaataaatttcattttaactataaaattaaaatatttactatatttttaataataaaactcacatatttaaaaaaaacaattaattgaaatatatgtaTGCTAGTTTCttaggttaaaaaaaataaataaaaaatactataaaaaaagatttgaaaataaatataatgtcaacaatttattttttctcaaaccTTAAACAATCTCACAGACAATTGAACATGacttctcattttttatttgttaatccGCCTAGACAACACTCAACAGTAAAGTAAGGATTACAATTTGAAACTGTCCTGCAAAAATTGAACCGAATTGTTTCTTTTGGGACAGTTTTTTCTCGAAATCGAACgggatggggcggggatgatatttgtgtcccccgcctcGTCCCGATCTCACTCCGATTATGTCCCgaataatataaaacataattaaatacattaaattatcaatatatttatttattcaatatattttataagagtggtaagttttttttttaataatataaaattttaatatattacaatatatattatattaaaaatccgtttatataatattattatatatttttatttttattttaaatattttattaaaagtgCCTTAGATTACTCGAAatcgaacaaaaaaaaaaaaaatcaaacctaaCAGAATGATGCATCCCGCCTCAAAACTATCCCTACTCAAAAGTCAGGGTTTTCTCCCAAGTTGAAAATGGCCAATTCAAATAGTGAATTTTTCTATGGATATTGAGTCAATGGTCAACTCAAACAGTGGAGAATATACTATCAATAATTATACTaagaaaaatcattttgatCTTTTCCAATAAATTAGGTTTGGtcgataataaaataaaatatttttattatttagttattatttattaacaagtTAGTGATtcatatatgttattttatttccttaatttaaattattattattgacatttaattattaataatatgacGATGCAATTCTAacaattttggaatttttataattaattataatcaaatttaaaataatgaaataatattaaaatattatgatgtAATTTATAACCTTCTAAAATATATGgagtgatattaaaaagttataaaagttaatgtaagaaaaaatattataagaatattctttgaGGTTTAAGAATGATTTTTTCAGTTGAAATAAAATTACTGTTTGATTTGACATTTATaccaaaatgagtttaaaaataattttttcaattaaaaatgtctttaatattaaccattttcattttacaaattaatagtATTGATGtccattttaatttcttacatGTGATTCCATCTAGTTTATGTAATGAAGGGCCCAAGGCTcacttaaataaatatacataacaatttaatttctttttataaaatttgtgacTTGCAGGGAGAAGCCTTAATCTGCCAAAACTAGTAGGTAAACATCACTTACATCGTTCTTTGATATCTAGTTTAAATCCAAAAACTATAAACTAAAGACAATTAAACTCATGTGTATTACTTAATTTTCAGGTTTAGTAGTTGGAAGCTTGTTATTTCTTTGTTGTTTTGGCTATTGTTTGTGGAAGAAAATTTGGTTCAAAGGGATAATAATGTATACCAAATCCAAGGATGAGGAGAAACTCGAGTCATTCATCAGAAATCATCAAACTATGGCCTCAATGAGATATACCTATTCTGAAATTAAGAGAATCACGAATTCTTTCAAAGAAAGATTGGGTGAAGGAGGATATGGAACAGTTTACAAAGGAAAACTCCTCAATAATAACCGTCTTGTAGCCGTAAAgatccttaataaaacaaaagggAGTGGAGAAGATTTCGTCAATGAGGTCTCGAGTATTAGTAGGACATCACATGTTAACATAGTCAACCTCTTGGGGTTTTCTCTCCAAAGTGGAAAAAGAGCTCTAGTTTATGAGTTCATGCCTAATGGATCATTGGATAAATTTATTCACAAGGATTTTGTGCGGATGGGGAAGTGGGAAAAGTTACGCCAAATTGCAACAGGAATAGCTCGAGGACTTGAGTATTTGCACTTAGGTTGCAACACACGAATACTGCATTTCGACATAAAGCCAGAAAATATTCTACTAGATGAGAATCATTGTCCTAAGATCTCGGATTTTGGTCTTGCCAAGATGTGTGCCAAGAACGAAAGTATCGTGTCAATGTTTGGGGCGCGAGGAACCATTGGATACATAGCTCCAGAAATAGTAAGTCGAATAATAGGACCAGTCTCATACAAGTCAGATGTTTATAGCTATGGAATGTTGGTATTGGAAATGGTTGGAGTGCTGAAGAACACAAATAACCGTAATGAGAATATGATGGAGGCAAGTAGTGAGATGTACTTTCCAGATTGGGTTCACAAGCATCTTGAAGAAGACAATATTGAAGACTTATTACAAGGAGAcatgaaaaatgaagaaattgataTTGCAAGAAAGATGATATCAGTTGGATTGTGGTGTGTACAAATGGACCCATTGAAAAGGCCACATATGAGTAAGGTCGTGGAAATGTTGGAAGGTACCCTAGATGCAATGCACAACCCCCCAAACCCTAATGCTCTTTCCTCGAGTGTTATTGCAAACTACTCTTCTTTGAGCTCAGTGGTGGGTGATTTTGTGTAGTCCTTAtgatactatttatttatttattgagttcatatgataattaaaatactagTGTGAgttctgtttttatttataattactttaatgaatatttttcttcttttggtGCACTTTAagtatatgaattaattaattagatgtatAAACGCCGAAAggtttatttgtaaaaatttaaatttttttaaggacttaactatatataatttatgatgaTAAAAAAGAATAGGTTGCGCTACtagtaactttatttttatttcttattttttcgaACCCTAAATCTCGTTCTGGAAAAGACATCTAATCTCATAGTgattcttcatcatcatcctaGATCACTCTAGATTTTCATGAAATTCTCGACTAATCCTCCTAGGTTAAGCACGTATAACATAAACACACCTAACAAATTAACGAGGCGAACAAAACTTGACGCATATCGGGCTCAAACTCAGAACCTTAAGAAGGTTGATGATATTCAATTCTTATTATCGCTAGACAAGAAAAAAGGTTGTAATTTGTTTTCATTGTGGTATAGATCAAGGGAGAATTCAGGAAAAAAAATTCATAGAATGAAATAATTATAGATATTACACTAATACGGGTAATAAGTGAAGATATTAATCAAACTGTTTTACGAATacccttactaaaataaaataaatatataaaatctaataaaagataaaaatactcgattttaaaaaaaaatataaatttaaaattatatagtcGAAGAAAAATTAGGTTAAGAAAATGTGagaacttaaattaattatgttttaaatataaaataaccaaatatataaataaagtaaattaaaaaaatataatttagtagATTTCAGTCTAGTTGtgtgagaatataaaaaaaaacatgaaaataagaattaaaatacaaattcgTAGCAAAAACTTATTATCAAGTGAATAAATATCGGTGAaaaacaattctaaaatattaatgcctataaattattttggaaaaataaataatatattaatttatttatttatttaaataccgaaccaAAACAATATAACTGTTTTAACtcatttatgtatttaaaaaacaaatttatataattaaaaattaaaaaatataaaatactattttactcttatattttaatttttagctTATcagtaatttatattattaattatattgaatatataattctttatatataataaatatttgtattttaaaaagtattatttataataatataataattataactattttaataaaatcatatttgcaattagaatagtataattatgaattagcttcacaaataaattatataaatataagttggattacattttattatattttaaaatataataaagaaattaaaattgaattatttttttataaaagtaagggTGAGGCCCGGGTTTAACCTTTCTGGACAAAGccttatttgttaatatatattttgtttaatcaaCTTTATTCTGGGATATTGTCCACCTCCACCCGCTATTTAGTTCCTCCATTCCATTGGTATAGATGCTCATTAAAAGAGAAACGGTAAAGTTTACTTGGAGTATTAAGGAAGAACAAAACATCATATTCTAGTACCTTTAGGTAGATTTGTTATTGATGAcaagtttgattttaaaaatacatgGGTATTAGATATTAGACGTGACTCACATTTGTGTGTTAACATACATGAACTTAATAATAGAATGGCActaaagaaatgagagattgacTTGCAAATTGGCAACGAgtaaatattgttaatttatcTATAGGAACTTACTACTTGTTTTACCTAGTCGACTTGTTTTAGATTTGGATAAttgttatttcattcttacacTTGTTAAGAATACtatatttatttcatctttAAGTTTAAAAGTATTTGAATTTCTGATTTCCGATAAAGGATGCGGAATCTTATGTCATAATACTTTTTATGGTATTGGTTAGATGAATAATGATGTATGCCTACTAGATCTTTGACATACTTACAATTGAAACATGAGACATAAAACTAGTTAGAAGATATAATCAATTAACctcatatatatgatattgtaGATTAGACCACACATGAGATAAACGTATGATAAAACTTCATAAGGATGAATGTTTCCGATCATTTGATTATAAATCTCATGTGACATTTGATTATACCTAGTCTAGTATGATGATCATACTTGATTATTGGACATGGAGAGCAAAAATCAAAAGTACTTTGTtgggaaaaaataaaacaaagaaaagagaaagttaattaagaaagaaatagtttaattaactttaaaagaatataaatgatttttcatagtttggaacataatttttataatataattatgatcaagctaagttgtctatttgttttgtgtaagCCGTAATCTAAAAGACTTTGCTACTTCAGACGCAGTCTGAAGCAGGCTGTCTTAGACgtcttacgtagttagacgagaacatctaactt
This is a stretch of genomic DNA from Impatiens glandulifera chromosome 4, dImpGla2.1, whole genome shotgun sequence. It encodes these proteins:
- the LOC124935127 gene encoding LEAF RUST 10 DISEASE-RESISTANCE LOCUS RECEPTOR-LIKE PROTEIN KINASE-like 2.3 translates to MPSSLHLLLSLSTCYFFFFLFQSSNAQESNSLDSVCRQSTCGNVVISSPFWTISSNETSAANASRAYYCGYYGFGIDCVDNQPIFSISNVNYTVQSIDYIDKTFTIVDTNAIKANPSCPRARHNVSIEHLPLVFSSSDLNLTFYFNCSSNLSNHANDIQCLKSGENLSFVFVKGKEPELQDGGFINWASDCDEVVDVTVIDGEIDQGNNLIVGFPAAMKKGFELNWSQSEDCEKCMNTDGRCGVSKLSDGTENFACFCSDDGSFKTTDNHCGGGRSLNLPKLVGLVVGSLLFLCCFGYCLWKKIWFKGIIMYTKSKDEEKLESFIRNHQTMASMRYTYSEIKRITNSFKERLGEGGYGTVYKGKLLNNNRLVAVKILNKTKGSGEDFVNEVSSISRTSHVNIVNLLGFSLQSGKRALVYEFMPNGSLDKFIHKDFVRMGKWEKLRQIATGIARGLEYLHLGCNTRILHFDIKPENILLDENHCPKISDFGLAKMCAKNESIVSMFGARGTIGYIAPEIVSRIIGPVSYKSDVYSYGMLVLEMVGVLKNTNNRNENMMEASSEMYFPDWVHKHLEEDNIEDLLQGDMKNEEIDIARKMISVGLWCVQMDPLKRPHMSKVVEMLEGTLDAMHNPPNPNALSSSVIANYSSLSSVVGDFV